The following coding sequences are from one Selenomonas sputigena ATCC 35185 window:
- a CDS encoding SagB/ThcOx family dehydrogenase produces the protein MCEEKGDVLQLPEPDLLPDREINFLELIELRASRRQYTAEALSLQELSYLLWCTQGVKMIAQGGRTLRNVPSAAALHPLTTLLYLQNVENVPTDFYQFMPVEHALKRLTLSEDAPEEMLTAFEQQAMVRQSAAIFFWVADVVRGIRTYGRKVYEYIYLDVGHIGQNFYLTAEALGLGACAVGRFDEAMLHHSLLLDGEEKKIVHAACIGKI, from the coding sequence ATGTGTGAGGAAAAGGGCGATGTCCTGCAGCTGCCCGAACCTGACCTCCTGCCTGACCGGGAAATCAACTTCCTGGAGCTTATTGAACTTCGCGCAAGCCGTAGGCAGTACACGGCGGAGGCTCTGTCCTTGCAGGAGCTTTCTTATCTCTTATGGTGCACGCAGGGCGTCAAGATGATCGCACAAGGAGGGCGCACGCTGCGCAATGTCCCGTCGGCAGCGGCGCTCCATCCGTTGACAACCCTGTTGTATCTGCAGAATGTAGAAAATGTGCCCACAGACTTTTATCAATTTATGCCTGTGGAACATGCACTGAAGCGTTTGACTCTTTCTGAAGATGCTCCAGAGGAAATGCTCACCGCCTTCGAGCAACAGGCAATGGTGCGTCAAAGCGCGGCAATCTTCTTCTGGGTCGCAGACGTTGTGCGCGGCATTCGCACGTACGGGCGCAAGGTCTACGAGTACATCTATCTTGATGTCGGTCATATCGGGCAGAATTTCTATCTGACGGCTGAGGCACTGGGCTTGGGCGCGTGCGCCGTCGGCCGATTCGATGAGGCGATGCTGCATCACTCGCTCCTGCTCGACGGTGAGGAGAAAAAGATCGTACATGCGGCCTGCATCGGCAAGATATGA
- a CDS encoding putative manganese-dependent inorganic diphosphatase — MKNTKPIYTIGHRNPDTDSICSAIGYAHLKQAMGENVVPARAGKVNEETKFALNHFHVEQPLLITDLYPRVKDITLDCKTVVKETDSLRHLGEIMRENDLKSVPVVDKDERLIGIVTVSDLAQRYFKELSMQNLADAGVSFRDVIRVIDGEVIVNGDEGGKIRGNVRIAAGSISMIQDVVKEHDVVLIGDRRDETLIDCLKQGIDCMIVTGNGRVSPSVIEEAEERHMLIINTPYDTYTCARLINQCVPVKRIMQDEIVAFKPLDLLSDIKGTMEQYSYRNYPVVENGKLVGLVSKDMLMVPERERVILVDHNERGQAVEGIEEAKILEIIDHHRLGGIQTSEPIFTRQEPVGCTATIVANMHWHRDVDIPPSIAGLLLSAILSDTVLFKSPTCTPYDKKTAERLAEIAGVDIMEYGMAMLKAGSGIGNMSPLEITKNDMKEFQIGDYRIIVSQISVMDTKEVMDIEAEIVKSMADVCKKEGYDMSLVMVTDIIAEGTYLLYTGSPKTLIGEAFHKDASGTHIYLPGVMSRKKQIIPPLSEAVKLIKKQ, encoded by the coding sequence ATGAAAAATACGAAACCGATCTATACGATAGGGCATCGCAATCCGGACACGGATTCCATCTGCTCCGCAATCGGCTATGCGCATCTGAAGCAGGCGATGGGCGAGAATGTTGTGCCGGCGCGTGCGGGAAAGGTCAACGAGGAGACGAAATTTGCTCTGAACCACTTCCATGTGGAACAGCCGCTTCTCATCACCGATCTCTATCCGCGCGTGAAGGATATCACGCTCGACTGCAAGACTGTCGTCAAGGAAACGGACAGCTTGCGTCATCTCGGTGAAATCATGCGTGAAAACGATCTGAAGTCGGTTCCCGTCGTCGATAAGGACGAGCGGCTCATTGGCATCGTGACCGTCAGCGACCTCGCGCAGCGCTATTTCAAGGAACTCAGCATGCAGAATCTCGCCGACGCGGGCGTCTCCTTCCGCGATGTGATCCGCGTCATTGACGGTGAGGTCATCGTCAACGGCGATGAGGGCGGCAAGATTCGCGGCAATGTGCGCATCGCGGCGGGCAGCATCAGCATGATTCAGGATGTCGTCAAGGAGCACGACGTCGTCCTCATCGGTGACCGCAGGGACGAGACTCTGATTGACTGCCTGAAGCAGGGAATCGACTGCATGATCGTCACGGGCAACGGCAGGGTGTCGCCGAGCGTCATCGAGGAAGCCGAGGAGCGCCACATGCTCATCATCAACACGCCCTATGACACCTATACTTGTGCGCGGCTCATCAACCAGTGCGTCCCCGTCAAGCGCATCATGCAGGACGAAATCGTCGCCTTCAAGCCGCTCGACCTCCTGAGCGACATCAAGGGAACGATGGAGCAGTACAGCTACCGCAATTATCCCGTCGTGGAAAATGGCAAGCTCGTCGGGCTCGTGAGCAAGGACATGCTCATGGTACCGGAGCGCGAGCGCGTCATCTTGGTTGATCACAATGAGCGCGGACAGGCAGTCGAGGGCATCGAGGAGGCGAAGATTCTTGAGATCATCGATCACCACCGTCTCGGCGGCATCCAGACGAGCGAGCCGATTTTCACGCGTCAAGAGCCTGTGGGCTGCACGGCGACGATCGTGGCGAACATGCACTGGCACAGAGATGTTGACATCCCGCCGTCGATCGCAGGTCTGCTCCTCTCGGCGATTCTTTCCGATACGGTGCTCTTCAAGTCGCCGACTTGCACGCCATACGACAAGAAGACGGCGGAACGTCTGGCGGAGATTGCCGGCGTCGATATCATGGAATATGGCATGGCAATGCTCAAGGCGGGATCGGGCATCGGCAACATGTCGCCCTTGGAAATCACCAAGAACGATATGAAGGAATTCCAGATTGGCGATTACCGCATCATCGTCAGCCAGATTTCCGTCATGGACACGAAGGAAGTCATGGATATCGAGGCGGAAATTGTCAAGAGCATGGCGGACGTCTGCAAGAAGGAAGGCTACGACATGAGCCTCGTCATGGTCACGGACATCATCGCCGAAGGGACGTATCTGCTCTACACGGGATCGCCCAAGACGTTGATCGGCGAGGCGTTCCACAAGGATGCCAGCGGCACGCACATCTATCTGCCCGGCGTCATGTCGCGCAAGAAGCAGATCATCCCGCCCCTTTCGGAAGCCGTCAAATTGATCAAAAAGCAGTGA
- the queD gene encoding 6-carboxytetrahydropterin synthase QueD: MFEIKVEEEFEAAHRIVNYPGKCDRLHGHNWKVELKISGSRLDELGMLIDFKAAKAMLQEVVNSLDHRFLNELEPFSEINPTAENIARYIYQELKQREIFCNDSVHLAAVCVWESPRACATYTED, from the coding sequence ATGTTTGAAATCAAGGTCGAAGAAGAATTTGAAGCGGCACACCGCATCGTGAATTATCCAGGAAAATGTGACCGCCTGCACGGACATAACTGGAAGGTAGAACTGAAGATTTCCGGCAGCAGATTGGATGAATTGGGGATGCTCATAGACTTCAAGGCGGCGAAAGCAATGCTCCAAGAAGTCGTCAATTCACTCGATCACCGCTTCTTGAATGAGCTCGAACCTTTTTCAGAAATCAATCCAACGGCAGAGAATATCGCTCGATATATCTACCAAGAGCTAAAGCAACGTGAAATATTTTGCAACGACTCCGTGCATCTTGCTGCCGTCTGTGTCTGGGAATCGCCACGCGCTTGCGCGACATACACCGAGGACTGA
- a CDS encoding 7-carboxy-7-deazaguanine synthase QueE, which translates to MEENILEIFSSIQGEGKYIGARQVFLRFAGCNIKCSFCDTAFQPAASCRVEAIPGCGEYEELPNPLSVQEVAARIRAFVVPVRHHSISLTGGEPLLHATFIRALASEVNVPFFLETNGTLYEEMASILDITSYISMDIKLPSVTGKSLWEEHRRFLRLLHNHDTYVKIVVAENTEEEEFQEAVHLVAHIAPQILFVIQPATPFGSVHAPTAKKLLHLQEEAAEHLANVRVIPQAHRMMGLL; encoded by the coding sequence ATGGAAGAGAACATCCTCGAAATATTTTCCTCCATACAGGGAGAAGGAAAGTACATCGGTGCCCGGCAAGTATTTTTGCGCTTTGCGGGCTGCAATATCAAATGCAGCTTCTGCGATACTGCATTTCAGCCTGCCGCTTCCTGTCGCGTGGAAGCGATTCCGGGATGCGGCGAGTATGAAGAATTGCCCAATCCATTGTCCGTTCAGGAAGTTGCGGCAAGAATCCGCGCCTTCGTAGTGCCGGTACGTCATCATTCCATCAGTCTGACAGGCGGGGAGCCGCTTCTTCATGCTACCTTCATCCGTGCGCTTGCTTCTGAGGTAAATGTGCCGTTCTTCCTCGAAACGAACGGCACGCTCTATGAAGAGATGGCAAGCATTCTCGACATAACTTCCTACATCAGCATGGATATCAAATTGCCTAGCGTCACGGGAAAGTCTCTATGGGAAGAGCATCGTCGCTTTCTGCGGCTACTGCACAATCATGACACCTATGTAAAGATCGTTGTCGCAGAAAATACGGAAGAAGAGGAGTTTCAAGAGGCGGTGCATCTCGTCGCGCACATCGCACCCCAGATCCTCTTCGTAATACAGCCCGCAACGCCATTTGGCAGCGTGCATGCACCAACGGCAAAAAAACTTCTGCATCTGCAAGAGGAAGCCGCCGAACATCTGGCAAATGTCCGCGTCATCCCACAGGCTCATCGCATGATGGGGTTGCTCTGA
- a CDS encoding tRNA 2-thiocytidine biosynthesis TtcA family protein has product MNNIPQLYFSKLMRAVVEFQLIEDDDRILIGISGGKDSIFLAYALAILQKRMKKNFSLCALTIDPQFTEDFPVARIASFCEEISIPFEAVSVNIAGTIEETPEKNPCFTCAFFRRGAINRYAQEHGCNKVAYAHHNDDAVETLLMGILYSGQIHTFTPKTYLDRSGITVIRPLVYFRESEIRDAIAVHGFSPIPSPCPLDGTTMRQEVKELISSWEKKDPQIYHHLAASMRENAVGELWPRMQTRDEMLETYRTYKKNPVPEK; this is encoded by the coding sequence GTGAACAATATCCCGCAACTTTATTTCAGCAAACTCATGCGAGCCGTTGTCGAGTTTCAGCTGATCGAAGACGACGATCGCATCCTGATTGGGATTTCAGGCGGCAAGGATAGCATATTTCTTGCGTATGCGTTAGCCATCCTGCAGAAACGTATGAAGAAGAATTTTTCTCTTTGCGCCTTGACGATCGATCCGCAATTCACGGAAGATTTTCCTGTTGCGCGCATCGCTTCATTTTGCGAGGAGATCTCCATTCCCTTTGAAGCCGTTTCGGTGAATATAGCTGGCACCATCGAGGAGACGCCGGAGAAAAATCCTTGTTTTACCTGCGCATTTTTTCGGCGCGGCGCAATCAATCGTTATGCGCAGGAGCATGGGTGCAACAAGGTGGCTTATGCGCATCACAACGATGATGCGGTGGAAACATTGCTCATGGGAATCTTGTATTCGGGACAAATTCATACATTTACGCCCAAAACGTATCTTGATCGCTCCGGCATCACGGTCATTCGTCCACTCGTCTATTTCCGTGAATCAGAAATTCGTGATGCGATTGCTGTTCACGGCTTCAGCCCTATCCCCTCTCCATGTCCGCTCGATGGAACAACGATGCGCCAGGAGGTCAAAGAGCTGATTTCTTCATGGGAGAAAAAGGATCCGCAAATCTACCATCATTTAGCTGCTTCCATGCGCGAAAATGCCGTCGGAGAATTGTGGCCGCGCATGCAGACGCGAGATGAAATGTTGGAAACATACCGCACATACAAGAAAAATCCTGTACCTGAAAAATGA
- the ligA gene encoding NAD-dependent DNA ligase LigA, producing MDIQEVKKELAQLRRTIRHHNVRYYNDDNPEISDYEYDQLMLQLKALEREYPELITENSPTQKVGGTAKRTAGTLVRHDVPMLSLQDVFSREEIEAFVRDIEARMENPVFVVEEKIDGLSLALRYENGTLSRAITRGDGIVQGEDVTENAKVIKDVVQKLKEPLPYFEVRGEVYMTKAAFEAVNERRQLIGLKLFANPRNCAAGTLRQLDSRITKERGLSLFVFNLQAVRGKDFQTHVEAYDFMNRQGIKVIHAFHVCRTAEEVWDAIEQIGASRGDLPYDIDGAVVKLNDFSQRESLGATSKAPRWAIAYKYPPEEKESVVRSITLSVGRTGRITPTATFDPIRLCGTTVERATLHNQDFIDDLDVRVGDTVVVYKSGEIIPKIKAVVKEKRPEGTEPFKIGDRCPVCGAKAEREADSADVKCINQACPAQVESHILNFVSRDAMDIKGLGEKNIAALIEKGFLHTIVDIFRLKEHREELISQGVVGKEKNTDKLLAAIEEAKKNEPQRLLTGLGIPGIGKAAAAALMQHFKTLEALENASDEAILAVRDMGETSVAAIRSYFQNEGNAKICRELQQLGVATAVQERAAQGDELADMSFVVTGTLRHFGRREITELIEQHGGRVTSSVSKKTDCLVAGENAGSKLQKAEQLGIRILTEEEFLQLIGRK from the coding sequence ATGGATATTCAAGAAGTCAAAAAAGAGCTTGCACAGTTGCGGCGCACGATACGTCACCACAATGTGCGCTACTACAACGATGACAATCCTGAAATCAGCGATTATGAATACGATCAGCTTATGCTGCAGCTTAAGGCGCTTGAAAGGGAATACCCCGAGCTTATCACGGAAAACTCGCCGACGCAGAAGGTCGGCGGTACGGCGAAGCGCACGGCAGGCACGCTCGTGCGCCACGACGTGCCGATGCTTTCCCTGCAGGATGTATTCTCTCGCGAGGAAATCGAAGCTTTCGTGCGCGATATAGAGGCGCGCATGGAAAATCCTGTGTTCGTCGTCGAAGAAAAGATCGACGGACTTTCGCTTGCCCTGCGCTATGAAAACGGGACGCTGAGCCGTGCCATCACGCGCGGCGACGGCATAGTGCAGGGCGAGGACGTCACGGAAAATGCCAAGGTCATCAAAGACGTCGTACAGAAACTCAAGGAGCCGCTGCCTTACTTCGAGGTGCGCGGTGAGGTCTACATGACGAAGGCGGCATTTGAGGCGGTCAATGAGAGGCGTCAGCTTATCGGACTCAAGCTCTTCGCCAACCCGCGCAACTGTGCGGCGGGCACTCTGCGCCAACTCGACAGCCGCATCACGAAGGAGAGGGGACTGTCCCTCTTCGTGTTCAATCTGCAGGCGGTGCGCGGCAAGGATTTCCAAACGCATGTCGAAGCCTACGACTTCATGAACCGGCAGGGCATCAAGGTCATTCATGCCTTTCACGTCTGCCGCACGGCAGAGGAGGTCTGGGATGCCATCGAGCAGATCGGCGCCTCGCGCGGCGATCTGCCCTACGACATCGACGGCGCTGTCGTCAAACTCAATGATTTTTCGCAAAGGGAGAGCCTTGGCGCTACTTCCAAGGCGCCGCGCTGGGCGATTGCCTATAAATACCCGCCCGAGGAAAAGGAAAGCGTCGTGCGCAGCATCACGCTTTCCGTCGGCCGGACGGGGCGCATCACGCCGACGGCGACGTTCGATCCCATCCGCCTTTGCGGTACGACGGTCGAGCGCGCGACGCTGCACAATCAAGATTTCATCGACGATCTCGATGTGCGCGTAGGCGATACCGTCGTCGTCTACAAGTCGGGGGAGATCATTCCGAAGATCAAGGCGGTCGTAAAGGAGAAACGCCCCGAGGGAACGGAGCCGTTCAAGATCGGCGATCGCTGCCCCGTCTGCGGCGCAAAGGCCGAGAGAGAGGCGGATTCCGCCGACGTCAAGTGCATCAATCAAGCATGTCCGGCGCAGGTGGAGAGCCACATCCTGAATTTTGTGAGCCGCGACGCCATGGACATCAAGGGCTTGGGCGAAAAGAACATCGCCGCCTTGATTGAAAAAGGGTTCCTTCACACGATCGTCGACATCTTCCGCTTGAAGGAGCATCGGGAGGAGCTGATTTCCCAAGGCGTTGTCGGCAAGGAAAAAAACACGGATAAGCTGCTTGCAGCCATCGAAGAGGCAAAGAAGAACGAACCGCAGCGTCTTTTGACGGGACTCGGTATCCCCGGCATCGGCAAGGCGGCAGCTGCCGCTCTCATGCAGCATTTCAAGACCTTGGAGGCTTTGGAAAATGCATCCGATGAAGCGATTCTCGCGGTGCGTGATATGGGCGAAACGAGCGTCGCTGCCATCCGCTCGTATTTCCAAAACGAAGGCAATGCAAAGATTTGCCGCGAACTGCAGCAGCTCGGTGTCGCAACGGCAGTACAAGAGCGTGCAGCACAGGGCGACGAACTGGCCGATATGAGCTTCGTCGTCACGGGCACGCTGCGTCATTTCGGGCGCAGGGAAATCACGGAGTTGATCGAGCAGCACGGCGGACGCGTGACAAGTTCTGTGTCCAAGAAGACGGACTGCCTCGTCGCGGGAGAAAATGCCGGCAGCAAGCTGCAGAAGGCGGAGCAGCTGGGGATTCGAATCTTGACGGAGGAAGAATTCCTTCAGCTGATTGGCCGGAAGTAA
- the pcrA gene encoding DNA helicase PcrA has protein sequence MDIFQGLNPMQREAVAHIDGPLLIMAGAGSGKTKVLTCRIANLLAHGVPPYSILAITFTNKAAAEMRERVDRMIGGLGKDVWLSTFHSFCARFLRREIEAGEVYKKNFVIYDTSDSKTVIKACLKELNLDDKQFAPAKVQNAISNAKNLMLGPRAYARQADTFHAKKIAELFSLYDKKLRENNALDFDDLLLLAVDLLENNDELRQKYQRRFRYILIDEYQDTNGAQYRLTTLLAGGHHNLCVVGDADQSIYGWRGADISNILNFEKDFPEAKTIKLEQNYRSTKNILAAANAVIRNNENRKPKKLWTENAVGEKIALYQANDERDEARFVVDTVQKQKTLFSVDYGDIAVLYRTNAQSRVLEEAMMTAGIPYTMVGGLKFYDRMEIKDIIAYLHVLYNPFDTVSLLRIINVPKRGIGTSTIAKLTEYAAMREDSLFDVLSSPEALEAMGFKTRTKNLLEAFAALLFDLMGKLAAMPLSSFIEALLDDTGYIKDLEKQDTPEAQTRIENLREFVGVAREFEKTEEEPTLENFLNQIALVSDVDTANMEDDRVTLMTLHSAKGLEFPVVFLVGMEEGIFPHARTLLEPSEIEEERRTCYVGITRAERKLYLSYARYRTLYGKGNVYPPSRFLAEIPETYLEKAQAFGRSAFLESRGMGRPQSAFEILQSLQRTTAPSASPSPVPSSPREVRPATSAAIRPSMEVAWRAGDKARHGKWGVGTVVSVKGEGEEVELKIAFPQIGIKGLMQKYAPIEKV, from the coding sequence GTGGATATTTTTCAGGGCTTGAATCCCATGCAGCGGGAAGCTGTCGCGCATATCGACGGCCCGCTGCTCATCATGGCGGGCGCCGGTTCGGGAAAGACGAAGGTGCTCACCTGTCGCATCGCCAATCTCTTGGCACACGGCGTGCCGCCCTACAGCATCTTGGCAATCACGTTCACGAACAAGGCGGCGGCAGAGATGCGCGAGCGCGTCGATCGCATGATCGGCGGCTTGGGCAAGGATGTCTGGCTCAGCACATTTCATTCGTTCTGCGCACGCTTTCTGCGGCGTGAGATTGAAGCGGGCGAAGTCTACAAGAAAAATTTCGTCATCTACGATACGTCAGACTCCAAGACCGTCATCAAGGCGTGCCTCAAGGAGCTGAATCTCGATGACAAGCAATTTGCTCCCGCAAAGGTGCAGAACGCCATATCGAACGCGAAAAATCTCATGCTCGGGCCGCGCGCCTACGCGCGGCAGGCGGATACGTTCCATGCGAAGAAGATTGCGGAGCTTTTCAGCCTGTATGACAAGAAGCTGCGCGAGAACAACGCCTTGGATTTTGACGATCTCCTGCTGCTCGCCGTCGACCTTCTGGAAAATAACGACGAACTGCGTCAAAAGTATCAGCGGCGTTTCCGCTACATCCTCATCGACGAATATCAGGATACGAACGGCGCACAGTACAGGCTCACAACGCTTCTGGCAGGCGGTCATCACAATCTCTGCGTCGTCGGCGACGCAGATCAGTCCATCTACGGCTGGCGCGGCGCGGACATCAGCAACATCTTGAATTTCGAGAAGGACTTTCCCGAGGCGAAGACGATCAAACTTGAGCAGAATTATCGCTCGACGAAGAATATCTTGGCCGCAGCCAATGCCGTCATCCGAAACAATGAGAACCGCAAGCCGAAGAAGCTCTGGACGGAAAACGCTGTAGGGGAGAAGATCGCCCTTTATCAGGCGAATGACGAGCGCGACGAGGCAAGATTCGTCGTAGATACCGTGCAGAAGCAGAAGACGCTCTTTTCCGTCGATTATGGCGATATCGCCGTGCTTTACCGCACGAATGCGCAGTCGCGTGTCCTCGAAGAGGCCATGATGACGGCGGGGATTCCCTATACGATGGTCGGCGGCTTGAAGTTCTACGACCGCATGGAAATCAAGGACATCATTGCCTATCTGCACGTCCTCTACAACCCGTTTGACACCGTGAGCCTCCTGCGCATCATTAACGTGCCCAAGCGCGGCATCGGCACATCGACGATCGCCAAGCTCACGGAGTATGCCGCCATGCGTGAAGACTCCCTCTTCGATGTCCTGTCGAGTCCCGAAGCGCTCGAAGCTATGGGATTCAAGACGCGCACGAAGAATCTGCTCGAAGCCTTCGCCGCGCTTCTCTTTGACCTCATGGGCAAACTTGCCGCTATGCCGCTTTCTTCCTTTATCGAAGCCTTGCTTGACGATACGGGTTATATCAAGGATTTGGAGAAGCAGGATACGCCCGAGGCGCAGACGCGCATCGAGAACTTGCGAGAATTCGTCGGCGTGGCGCGAGAATTTGAAAAGACGGAGGAAGAGCCGACTTTGGAAAATTTCCTCAACCAGATCGCACTCGTCTCCGATGTCGATACAGCGAACATGGAGGACGACCGCGTGACGCTCATGACGCTTCATTCGGCAAAGGGCTTGGAGTTCCCCGTCGTCTTTCTCGTGGGCATGGAGGAGGGTATCTTTCCCCATGCGCGCACGCTGCTTGAGCCGAGCGAAATCGAGGAAGAACGCCGCACCTGCTATGTCGGCATCACGCGCGCTGAACGCAAGCTCTACTTGAGCTACGCGCGCTATCGGACGCTTTACGGCAAGGGGAATGTCTATCCGCCGTCGAGATTCCTCGCGGAGATTCCCGAAACGTATTTGGAAAAGGCACAGGCTTTTGGGCGGAGCGCGTTTTTAGAGTCGCGGGGCATGGGAAGGCCGCAGTCCGCCTTCGAGATTCTGCAAAGTTTGCAGCGGACGACAGCCCCTTCTGCATCGCCTTCTCCTGTACCTTCTTCCCCTCGCGAGGTGCGTCCTGCCACGTCCGCCGCAATTCGCCCGAGCATGGAAGTGGCATGGCGTGCGGGCGACAAGGCTCGTCATGGCAAATGGGGTGTCGGTACAGTCGTCTCGGTCAAGGGGGAAGGCGAAGAAGTCGAGCTGAAGATCGCCTTCCCGCAAATCGGCATCAAGGGACTCATGCAGAAGTATGCTCCCATCGAGAAAGTCTGA